Below is a genomic region from Drosophila kikkawai strain 14028-0561.14 chromosome X, DkikHiC1v2, whole genome shotgun sequence.
TACAACATTTTGCACACATTTTTTgcaaataatttcataataatattatttaaaattttaattaacaaatacaAACATTCCCCTTtcagtaaaaaatattaagaacaTCAAATATCTAATTTCTACCACTTCTTTTTCGCATCCAGGGACACCCTGCCAGGGCCCAAGGACACTATCATTAGCAGTCCCCCAATGACCGTGAGTGTCTGAAAAAAACTGTATTTCAAGTAATCACGGAGGGGCCGATAATTCGGAATGTTCCACCAGGCATTGTGGTACAGATTCAGCACCGTCAGCAGGGCCACCAGGATGAGGGCCGACAGCTTCGTCCTGTAGCCGAGCACGACGAAGATCATCAGCAAGGAGGTGCCAATATCCTGGATCATCTGCAACACATTCAGCTGGAACCGTATCAGACCGATGAACATGAAGGCCAACAGGGTGCGACCGATTAGCTGCATAAAGATCGTGGACCTGTTGTCGCCCACCGAGGGCAAGCCGGCAAATAGGTTGCGGTGCTGCTCCATTTGGGCCTCGGCCAGGGCGAGGAGCAGAGCGCCGATCAGCCCGAGCTTGAGCAACAGGATTTGCAAGTTCCAGAAAATGGAGTAGGTCATTATTTGGAGCAGAACGATGGAGAGGAGCACCCTCACTGCAACGTTGGTTTTGTTGCCTGCCATCACCATCAAGCAGCCGCCCAGCTGTCCGACCATGTTGATAAGCACAAACAGGGTGGCGAGGAACCCTCCACATAGCCAGGTCTCTTCCACGAACTCTCGCTGCTCGTCCCACTGATAGAGCATCCGTAGGCCGTCCTCCAGAAAGCTGGCAATGAGGCAAATTTTCCCTACCTTGGGTATTACTTTTCTGCCGCTTCTGATGACCTCATCGGCCACAtcctctgctgctgccaggTACTGCTGCATTGTTGTCATATTGGTAGATCCAACTGTTGGCCGTGTGGAGTCACCGTAGTAGCGTTGCTCCTCCAGATCGTATAAAGTTGAC
It encodes:
- the LOC108071730 gene encoding surfeit locus protein 4 homolog codes for the protein MTTMQQYLAAAEDVADEVIRSGRKVIPKVGKICLIASFLEDGLRMLYQWDEQREFVEETWLCGGFLATLFVLINMVGQLGGCLMVMAGNKTNVAVRVLLSIVLLQIMTYSIFWNLQILLLKLGLIGALLLALAEAQMEQHRNLFAGLPSVGDNRSTIFMQLIGRTLLAFMFIGLIRFQLNVLQMIQDIGTSLLMIFVVLGYRTKLSALILVALLTVLNLYHNAWWNIPNYRPLRDYLKYSFFQTLTVIGGLLMIVSLGPGRVSLDAKKKW